In the Breoghania sp. genome, GCGTTTGAACGCGGCAATGCCGACGGGTGGGACGGGATGCCTTTCGCAAGGGGCCTGCCTCAGGGAAGCCGGCGATCATGTTCTCAACCCGTCGATCTTTCCCGATCCCTCCGGGGTGAAGCTGCGCGATGCGGCGGTGCTCATTCCGGTGGTGGATCGCGGGCCGCAGGCCAGCGTTATCCTGACCCGGCGCACCGATCATCTGGCGAGCCATGCGGGCCAGATCGCCTTTCCCGGCGGCAAGATCGACGAAGGCGACCGCGATGCCACCCACGCCGCGCTTCGCGAAGCGGAGGAAGAGATTGGGCTCGGTTCCGAATTCGTGGAGCCGATCGGCAACCTTGGGCCCTATCTCACCGGGTCGGGATACCGAATCACTCCGGTGCTCGCCTATGTCCGCGAAGGTTTCAGCCTGCGCCCGGAGCCCGGAGAGGTGGCGGATATCTTCGAAGTGCCGCTGGAATTTCTGATGTCGCCCGGCAACCACCTCAAGCTGTCGCGCCAGTGGAAGGGCGCGCGTCGCCACTTCTATGCGATGCCCTATGAGCGTCATTATATCTGGGGTGTGACAGCCGGGATCTTGCGCAGCCTGTACGATACGATATACGCCTGAAGTCATGATCAGGATCATTGTCGTTCACGCTTTGCTATTCCTGTTGCCCTTCATCGCCTATGCCATCTGGCTGGCGGTGGTCCGCCGCTCGGCCTCGGCGGAAAACTGGCGCGATGCGCCCTTGCTGTGGCTGAGCATGGCTGGCGGCCTTGTCGTGATCGCCAGCCTCGTGATGCTGGCTTCCTTCGATGACAAGAACGCCGATGCGAACTACACCCCCATGCAGTTCAAGGACGGCCAGCTCGTCCCCGGCAAGCTGGAATAGGGTGTTGTCCGTCCGGCTTTCCGATGCGCCATGGCTCGTGAATTCAAGCGTTCGCGCGGTTTTTGATGCCATCGCTGTTGAAGGAGACGCGGCGCGGGTCGTGGGCGGTGCCGTGCGCAACGCGCTTCTGGGCGAACCTGTCGGCGATATCGATATCGCGACCACCGCAGAGCCGGTCACTGTCGCCGCGCGCGCCAGGGCCGCCGGGCTCAAAGCCATTCCCA is a window encoding:
- a CDS encoding CoA pyrophosphatase; the encoded protein is MKLDALDTAKLVEAPFSAGAFRDRVLTRLNAAMPTGGTGCLSQGACLREAGDHVLNPSIFPDPSGVKLRDAAVLIPVVDRGPQASVILTRRTDHLASHAGQIAFPGGKIDEGDRDATHAALREAEEEIGLGSEFVEPIGNLGPYLTGSGYRITPVLAYVREGFSLRPEPGEVADIFEVPLEFLMSPGNHLKLSRQWKGARRHFYAMPYERHYIWGVTAGILRSLYDTIYA
- a CDS encoding DUF6111 family protein, whose amino-acid sequence is MIRIIVVHALLFLLPFIAYAIWLAVVRRSASAENWRDAPLLWLSMAGGLVVIASLVMLASFDDKNADANYTPMQFKDGQLVPGKLE